One window from the genome of Deinococcus arcticus encodes:
- a CDS encoding GNAT family N-acetyltransferase, translating into MTDLPAPAPEWLRAPTLPGRAVTLEALRPEHAADLHAGATEDTIRFLARGGPTAQTVPAWAEYIERLNALPRRVNFAVRLGTAGPVVGRVSYSEVRPEDRWAEIGTMLLPAAQGTAVNPDAKRLLLARAFEALGAGRVQFKVDARNERSLRAMRRLGAVQEGVLRAYQVRPDGQARDSVMFSILAAEWPGVRAALDRRLDRLVGPNHPHTT; encoded by the coding sequence ATGACTGATCTGCCAGCCCCCGCCCCTGAATGGCTGCGCGCGCCCACCCTGCCGGGGCGGGCGGTCACGCTGGAAGCCCTGCGCCCCGAGCACGCCGCCGACCTGCACGCCGGGGCCACCGAGGACACCATTCGTTTTCTGGCCCGGGGCGGGCCCACAGCGCAGACGGTCCCGGCCTGGGCCGAGTACATCGAGCGCCTGAACGCATTGCCGCGCCGGGTCAATTTTGCGGTGCGGCTGGGCACGGCGGGGCCGGTGGTCGGGCGCGTCAGCTACAGCGAGGTGCGGCCCGAGGACCGCTGGGCCGAGATCGGCACCATGCTGCTGCCCGCCGCGCAGGGCACGGCCGTGAACCCGGACGCCAAACGGCTGCTGCTGGCCCGGGCCTTTGAGGCGCTGGGCGCCGGGCGGGTGCAGTTCAAGGTGGACGCCCGCAACGAGCGCAGTCTGCGGGCCATGCGGCGCCTGGGGGCGGTGCAGGAGGGGGTGCTGCGGGCCTATCAGGTGCGGCCAGATGGACAGGCGCGCGACAGCGTGATGTTCAGCATTCTGGCTGCCGAGTGGCCGGGCGTGCGGGCCGCGCTGGACCGGCGGCTGGACCGCCTGGTGGGGCCCAACCATCCCCACACAACATGA
- a CDS encoding 23S rRNA (pseudouridine(1915)-N(3))-methyltransferase RlmH: MRLHLITVGEPKLAYARAGWDEYEKRLRRFHRVQVTRVSARTQAQESGAVRRAAGRAPLVLLDPRGAQFTSEGLSAFLDAQAVSGVGELAFAVGGPDGHTDELRAGAARLWSLGQLTLPHDLAMVVLLEALYRAGTISAGEPYHRG, encoded by the coding sequence GTGCGCCTGCACCTGATTACCGTTGGTGAACCCAAGCTGGCTTATGCCCGGGCCGGGTGGGATGAATACGAAAAGCGGCTGCGGCGCTTTCACCGCGTGCAGGTCACGCGGGTCTCTGCCCGCACCCAGGCGCAGGAAAGCGGGGCGGTGCGCCGGGCCGCCGGGCGCGCGCCGCTGGTGCTGCTGGACCCGCGCGGCGCGCAGTTCACCTCCGAGGGGCTGAGTGCCTTTCTGGACGCGCAGGCGGTCTCCGGCGTGGGCGAACTGGCCTTTGCGGTGGGCGGCCCGGACGGCCACACCGACGAGCTGCGCGCCGGGGCGGCCCGGTTGTGGAGCCTGGGCCAGCTGACCCTGCCGCACGATCTGGCGATGGTGGTGCTGCTCGAAGCCCTGTACCGGGCCGGGACCATCAGTGCGGGCGAGCCGTACCACCGGGGCTAA
- the rsmI gene encoding 16S rRNA (cytidine(1402)-2'-O)-methyltransferase: MTEPDLNPAGLPDKLPDEAWPADEPPSDDTNDGAGNDTGADPGDARLWLVPTPVGNLGDITLRALAVLRGADAVACEDTRRTGALLTHLGIRKPLVRLDAHTMNRAPQVLERHPRLAYVSDAGTPGISDPGAELVQAALAADVPVEVLPGATALIPALVLSGLPAGRFTFEGFLPRSGRERRERLAAVAAREETSVLYESPHRLHATLQDLAAACGETRPASVTRELSKRFEETARGTLAELAAHFAAGVRGEIVLVLGGRDRAEAAPQTDFAALARTLAEAGHSVRDIREALQRQGLRKNDAYTLALQITGSASD, from the coding sequence ATGACTGAGCCTGACCTGAACCCTGCGGGCCTGCCTGACAAGCTGCCCGACGAGGCGTGGCCCGCCGACGAGCCGCCCAGCGACGACACCAATGACGGGGCCGGCAACGACACCGGGGCCGATCCCGGCGACGCGCGGCTGTGGCTGGTCCCCACCCCGGTGGGCAACCTGGGCGACATTACCCTGCGCGCCCTGGCGGTGTTGCGCGGGGCCGACGCCGTGGCCTGCGAGGACACCCGCCGCACCGGCGCGCTGCTGACCCATCTGGGCATCCGCAAGCCGCTGGTGCGCCTGGACGCCCACACCATGAACCGCGCGCCGCAGGTGCTGGAGCGCCACCCCCGGCTGGCCTACGTGAGCGATGCGGGCACCCCCGGCATCAGCGACCCTGGCGCCGAGCTGGTGCAGGCGGCGCTGGCCGCCGACGTGCCCGTGGAGGTGCTGCCCGGGGCCACCGCCCTGATTCCCGCACTGGTGCTCTCAGGCCTGCCGGCCGGGCGCTTTACCTTTGAAGGCTTCCTGCCCCGCTCCGGCCGGGAGCGCCGCGAGCGCCTGGCCGCCGTGGCCGCCCGGGAAGAAACGTCCGTGCTGTACGAAAGCCCCCACCGCCTGCACGCCACCCTGCAGGACCTCGCGGCGGCCTGCGGCGAGACGCGGCCCGCCAGCGTCACCCGTGAACTCAGCAAGCGCTTTGAAGAGACTGCGCGCGGCACCCTGGCCGAACTGGCCGCGCATTTCGCAGCGGGCGTGCGCGGCGAGATCGTGCTGGTGCTGGGCGGCCGTGACCGCGCCGAGGCGGCCCCCCAGACCGATTTTGCGGCCCTGGCCCGCACCCTGGCCGAGGCCGGCCACAGCGTCAGGGATATACGTGAAGCGTTGCAGCGCCAGGGTTTGCGTAAGAATGACGCTTACACGCTGGCGCTTCAGATCACCGGAAGCGCTTCCGACTGA
- the pfkA gene encoding 6-phosphofructokinase: protein MTDVPHCPPQPNPAGLRRVAVLTSGGDAPGMNAAIRAVVRTAASQGIEVIGVRRGFSGLHRGDFVTLGPRDVANTIQRGGTILLSARSSTWRTPEGRARGARHLRAHDVDALIVIGGDGSFHGAHFLQQEHDIPVIGLPGTIDNDLYGTDHTIGYFTAVETALDAVDKLRDTGASHERIFVIEVMGRHAGHIALDVAVAGGAEEVFIPEDAKDMNSVLDTVRSSVKRGKLGSIIIVAEGYPGGATGVAAAIQEGTGMETRVSILGHIQRGGTPVSSDRILASRLGEAAVYALMEGRKGVMIGRQNHEVSYTPLNETWEQRKDVSRDLYRCARTLSI, encoded by the coding sequence ATGACCGATGTTCCGCACTGCCCTCCTCAACCCAACCCCGCCGGCCTGCGCCGCGTCGCCGTGCTGACCAGCGGCGGCGACGCCCCCGGCATGAACGCCGCCATCCGCGCCGTGGTGCGCACCGCTGCCTCACAGGGCATTGAGGTGATTGGCGTGCGCCGGGGCTTTTCCGGCCTGCACCGGGGCGACTTCGTGACCCTGGGCCCACGGGACGTGGCCAACACCATTCAGCGCGGCGGCACCATCCTGCTGTCGGCGCGCAGTTCCACGTGGCGCACCCCCGAGGGCCGCGCCCGGGGCGCCCGGCACCTGCGCGCCCACGATGTGGACGCCCTGATTGTGATTGGCGGCGACGGCTCGTTTCACGGCGCCCACTTTCTGCAGCAGGAACACGACATTCCGGTGATTGGCCTGCCCGGCACCATTGACAACGACCTGTACGGCACCGACCACACCATCGGCTACTTCACGGCGGTGGAAACCGCGCTGGACGCCGTGGACAAGCTGCGCGACACGGGCGCCAGTCATGAGCGCATCTTCGTGATTGAAGTGATGGGCCGCCACGCCGGCCACATTGCCCTGGACGTGGCGGTGGCGGGCGGCGCCGAGGAAGTGTTTATTCCGGAAGACGCCAAGGACATGAACAGCGTGCTGGACACGGTGCGCAGCAGCGTCAAGCGCGGCAAGCTGGGCAGCATCATTATCGTGGCCGAGGGCTATCCGGGCGGCGCCACCGGCGTGGCGGCGGCCATTCAGGAGGGCACGGGCATGGAAACCCGCGTGAGCATCCTGGGCCACATCCAGCGCGGCGGCACCCCGGTGTCCTCGGACCGCATTCTGGCCAGCCGCCTGGGCGAGGCCGCCGTGTACGCCCTGATGGAGGGCCGCAAGGGCGTGATGATCGGCCGCCAGAATCATGAGGTGAGCTACACGCCCCTGAACGAAACCTGGGAGCAGCGCAAGGACGTGAGCCGCGACCTGTACCGCTGCGCCCGTACCCTGAGTATCTGA
- a CDS encoding GAD-like domain-containing protein, giving the protein MDSAEAIPTFLQRFAPAGTRSAPPQRQAQYAGLLPPAVRELWRTGGWGKYGGGLLEVIDPAEYQETLDDWLGSAQGLTQTPFLLTAFGGLYFWRQWGEPREDGTFEDAAVAFLNPQDGGVILLSWDAAVFLCDLTPDTFELDPDGLWADLQVPGAALVAGEIFGFALPAWLGGLPEAAAAVPMQAREHLDLLRQLAGDHAAAKEDEFWRLETPAAFDARERDLRAELAQVGDPTEQARLHARIARLLEHYPCHEVPGDALEVHQAIGERICAAYAAARALDPQPEWLFGLADAILNARGFEHTSEAAALYHAALATGEQPARAHRGLIRRAWLEDDYAVIAEHAQALRTLDPDDAEALLDLARARQGQERYREALTLLEEYLLVAESYAQPRARGYQAECYIALGEAGRARALFRSLLAAEPDARVRTELLGDAVTAFQHSGEPAIALEFQLALLAATDPDEEYSLLTHHLYAVAELHSELGQHGPALQAAEQMLARPDATDGYHLRLKGKILERAGRRKEAVAAYREALRRDPSTPGVQQALDALQARPGGFLGLFGGRR; this is encoded by the coding sequence ATGGACAGTGCCGAGGCCATCCCGACATTCCTGCAGCGGTTTGCCCCGGCCGGAACCCGCTCCGCGCCCCCCCAGCGTCAGGCGCAGTATGCCGGGCTGCTTCCGCCTGCGGTGCGGGAACTGTGGCGCACAGGGGGATGGGGCAAATATGGCGGCGGCCTGCTGGAGGTCATTGATCCAGCCGAGTACCAGGAGACCCTGGATGACTGGCTGGGGTCTGCCCAGGGCCTCACCCAGACACCTTTTTTGCTGACTGCGTTTGGTGGGCTGTACTTCTGGCGCCAGTGGGGCGAGCCACGTGAGGACGGCACCTTCGAGGACGCTGCTGTGGCCTTTCTGAATCCACAGGATGGAGGCGTCATTCTGCTGTCCTGGGACGCGGCGGTGTTTCTGTGCGACCTGACACCCGACACCTTTGAACTGGACCCGGATGGCCTGTGGGCCGACCTTCAGGTGCCTGGGGCTGCACTGGTGGCAGGCGAGATCTTTGGGTTTGCCCTGCCTGCTTGGCTGGGAGGACTGCCGGAGGCCGCAGCGGCCGTACCCATGCAGGCGCGTGAGCATCTGGACCTGCTGCGGCAGCTTGCGGGGGACCACGCCGCGGCAAAGGAAGATGAGTTCTGGCGCCTGGAAACACCCGCCGCCTTCGACGCGCGCGAGCGGGACCTGCGGGCTGAACTGGCGCAGGTGGGTGACCCGACTGAGCAGGCGCGGCTTCATGCCCGGATTGCCCGCCTGCTGGAGCATTACCCGTGTCACGAGGTGCCGGGTGACGCCCTGGAGGTTCATCAGGCCATAGGGGAGCGCATCTGTGCGGCCTACGCCGCCGCCCGCGCCCTGGACCCCCAGCCCGAATGGCTGTTCGGGCTGGCCGACGCGATTCTCAATGCCAGAGGCTTCGAGCACACCAGTGAGGCGGCGGCGCTGTATCACGCTGCGCTGGCCACCGGCGAGCAGCCAGCGCGGGCCCACCGTGGCCTGATCCGCCGGGCGTGGCTGGAAGACGATTATGCGGTGATCGCCGAGCATGCCCAGGCCCTGCGCACCCTGGATCCAGACGACGCCGAGGCGCTGCTGGACCTCGCCCGGGCCCGCCAGGGGCAGGAACGCTACCGCGAGGCCCTGACGCTGCTGGAGGAGTATCTCCTGGTGGCCGAAAGCTATGCCCAGCCGCGCGCGCGGGGATATCAGGCAGAGTGCTATATCGCCCTGGGTGAGGCTGGCCGGGCCCGGGCCCTGTTCCGCTCCCTGCTGGCGGCCGAACCTGACGCCCGGGTGCGCACCGAACTGCTGGGAGACGCCGTTACGGCCTTTCAACACAGTGGAGAACCGGCCATCGCCCTGGAATTTCAACTGGCGCTGCTGGCCGCCACCGACCCGGATGAGGAATATTCCCTGCTGACCCATCATCTCTATGCGGTGGCCGAACTGCACAGCGAACTGGGTCAGCACGGGCCCGCCCTGCAGGCTGCCGAGCAGATGCTGGCCCGCCCCGACGCCACGGACGGGTATCACCTCCGGCTCAAAGGTAAGATTCTGGAACGCGCCGGGCGCCGCAAGGAAGCGGTCGCCGCCTACCGTGAGGCCCTGCGCCGCGACCCCAGCACCCCGGGCGTTCAGCAGGCCCTGGACGCCCTCCAGGCGCGTCCGGGCGGGTTTCTGGGGTTGTTCGGGGGACGCCGGTGA
- a CDS encoding LemA family protein, with amino-acid sequence MTLLSWAALVLGGVLGVLWLLGMWSHHVSEDDPNDALNPVWGSLLLGVPALLLVRSGLGRLEAGVPELLWPAAWVLGLGLATLSTVQAARAALVRPHEALQAARLKLDAAHKARAELIPNLVQVVRSFTRTEEETIGRVLAAQKAAEQGTAAPGEVTASVQLLMRRLYEFPQLQSAPMYRQLMASLQTAQSDIFHYTAEYNTLAARFNTLVRTFPMSTVARRTGLQAAPYAEAALSPEERSAQNLLTQLP; translated from the coding sequence GTGACCCTGCTGTCCTGGGCGGCGCTGGTGCTGGGCGGTGTACTGGGGGTGCTGTGGCTGCTGGGGATGTGGTCACACCATGTCAGCGAGGATGACCCCAACGACGCCCTGAATCCTGTCTGGGGCAGCCTGCTGCTGGGTGTGCCCGCCCTGCTGCTGGTGCGCTCCGGGCTGGGGCGCCTGGAGGCGGGGGTGCCAGAGCTGCTGTGGCCTGCAGCGTGGGTGCTGGGCCTGGGGCTGGCCACCCTCAGTACGGTGCAGGCGGCCCGCGCCGCGCTGGTGCGGCCGCACGAAGCTCTTCAGGCGGCCCGCCTGAAGCTGGACGCAGCCCACAAGGCGCGCGCGGAACTGATTCCCAACCTGGTGCAGGTGGTGCGGTCCTTTACCCGTACCGAGGAAGAAACCATTGGCCGCGTGCTGGCCGCCCAGAAGGCAGCCGAGCAGGGTACGGCTGCGCCGGGTGAAGTGACCGCCAGTGTCCAGCTCCTGATGCGCCGCCTGTACGAGTTTCCGCAGCTGCAGAGTGCGCCCATGTACCGGCAGCTGATGGCCAGCCTGCAGACGGCGCAGTCCGATATTTTTCATTACACTGCCGAGTACAACACGCTCGCAGCGCGCTTTAACACCCTGGTCCGCACCTTCCCCATGTCCACTGTGGCCCGGCGCACCGGGCTGCAGGCAGCGCCTTACGCCGAAGCGGCCCTGAGCCCGGAGGAACGTTCGGCCCAGAACCTTCTGACCCAGCTGCCCTGA
- a CDS encoding Hsp20/alpha crystallin family protein produces the protein MNEPVLARLHHLMTLREEVETLAGPVPWSPAADWTDDDAHLCLHLDVPGVDAGSLEVHEDGDTVTVAGQRPAPERLRRGERPSGVFRRTLSFPEAVRPQSGQASLVHGVLTIRFEKRHPTISVPSSDLGRAPQEE, from the coding sequence ATGAACGAGCCCGTACTGGCGCGACTGCACCACCTGATGACGCTGCGGGAAGAGGTGGAAACCCTGGCCGGCCCGGTGCCCTGGAGCCCGGCCGCCGACTGGACCGACGACGACGCGCACCTGTGCCTGCACCTGGACGTGCCGGGCGTGGACGCCGGTTCACTGGAGGTGCACGAGGACGGCGACACGGTAACGGTGGCGGGCCAGCGCCCGGCGCCCGAGCGGCTGCGGCGCGGCGAGCGGCCCAGCGGCGTGTTCCGGCGTACCCTGAGCTTTCCGGAAGCGGTGCGCCCTCAGTCGGGGCAGGCCAGCCTGGTCCACGGCGTGCTGACCATCCGCTTCGAGAAGCGCCACCCCACCATCAGCGTGCCCTCCAGCGATCTGGGCCGAGCACCGCAGGAGGAATGA